A genomic window from Lycium barbarum isolate Lr01 chromosome 4, ASM1917538v2, whole genome shotgun sequence includes:
- the LOC132636595 gene encoding uncharacterized protein LOC132636595 has product MQSNLESFLDCTTPLVASHFLAKSDIRKLNKLWHPSESEEIEYFTLADLWNCYDEWSAYGAGVPIKLDSGETLVQYYVPYLSAIQIFTSSSSVSILREEAESVWETRDSCSDSFSDESESEKLSRSDGCSSEEDNHLQMNDRLGYLYYQYFERSSPYGRVPLRDKISSLAEKHPGLMSLRSVDLSPASWMSVAWYPIYHIPMGRTIKDLSTCFLTFHTLSSSFQDMNLEDGMEKGIRKRNEGEAIPLPPFGLATYKMQGNVWISDRSGRDQERMVSLLSVADSWLKQLGVQHHDFNYFLGIRRG; this is encoded by the exons ATGCAATCAAATCTTGAGTCTTTTTTGGATTGCACAACACCATTAGTAGCATCTCATTTTCTTGCCAAG AGTGATATTAGAAAACTTAATAAGCTTTGGCATCCAAGTGAAAGTGAAGAGATTGAATACTTCACATTGGCTGATCTTTGGAATTGTTATGATGAATGGAGTGCTTATGGTGCTGGAGTTCCTATTAAATTGGATAGTGGTGAAACTTTAGTCCAATATTATGTGCCTTATCTTTCAGCTATTCAAATTTTCACCAGCAGTTCATCTGTAAGCATTTTAAG GGAGGAGGCTGAGTCTGTGTGGGAGACGAGGGATTCTTGCAGTGATTCATTCAGTGATGAGAGTGAAAGTGAAAAGCTTTCGCGATCGGATGGGTGTTCCTCAGAGGAAGATAATCACTTGCAAATGAATGATAGATTGGGTTACCTTTATTATCAATACTTTGAGAGATCTTCTCCATATGGAAGAGTCCCTCTTAGGGATAAG ATTAGTAGCTTAGCTGAAAAACACCCTGGATTAATGTCATTGAGAAGTGTAGATCTTTCACCAGCTAGTTGGATGTCAGTTGCTTG gtACCCGATATATCACATTCCCATGGGAAGAACCATTAAGGACTTGTCTACATGCTTTCTCACATTCCAcaccctttcttcttcttttcaag ATATGAACCTTGAAGATGGTATGGAGAAAGGTATTAGGAAACGAAACGAAGGGGAAGCAATCCCACTTCCACCTTTCGGTTTGGCAACTTACAAGATGCAGGGTAATGTGTGGATTTCGGACAGGAGTGGGAGGGACCAAGAGAGGATGGTGTCACTATTAAGCGTGGCAGACTCTTGGCTAAAGCAATTAGGGGTCCAACACCATGATTTTAACTACTTCTTGGGCATTCGTCGTGGCTAA